The genomic region ATAAGGGCAAAGACAAGGGGGTGGGCCGCAGGTGTGCGAGTGGGTGGGTAAGGAAAATCCACATTGCATTGCTTTTCATGCTATACTGTTGATATTGCATTTTCCGATGTCTACTTGTTCATTTGCTATTTTCTATATAAAGTTAGTTCCAGTTAGGCTCTGTCTCATTACATTAAGTATGTTCCCAGTGGGACCCCACATCCCTAACCCGGATGTCCCGCTGGGTGGAGGCACTGCTGCAGACATGTACCCCAGCTCTCAGAGGCTCACAATCCGCCTGTTGGCGGCAGTAAGGGAACTAGGATAAGGGACTCCAGAATTGTACTGGTAAAAGTTGGTGAAAGCCATTGGCTAACACATGtgggcaggggcgtagctataggtgGTGCAGAGGTAGCATTCGTATTGGGGCCCTGATGCCTAAGGGggtcccaaagcacatctgccccataaaaaAATCAGTATGATAATTGGCATGTGGGGCCCTGTtgaagattttgcatcggggcccagaagctacaagtgacGGCTCTGCATGTGGGTGTTGTGTCAACTACATGTGGCAACATAGGACCGTAACCTTATCATTCGCCAGCTCTTCTTACATGTCTGTACTTGCTTTCCACATCatatattgaatttttacaacttTACTTTTACAAGCAGATTGATTATACCTAGTTTACAATTTTTTGATATATTTCTAGGAGAAATAACAGCAGAATGTACAACATAAAGAATTATGTGATTATTTTATGGGGCATGAAAGTTCTAGAAAGAACATCTGTGTCTTGACAGTATACTGGCTTTTATATGCCTAAATATCTTAATGGGAATCATCATCAgcaaatgacctattgtttaaaccaAGTATGCATGTTTAACACACAGGGGGAGAGTCAttaaaaggaagagtggtgcagttgcccatagaaaccatttagtttgcttctttcatttttcagaggcctttttttttttaaaataaaagaagcaatctgattggttgctttgggaaactgcaccactcttttgataaatctcccccatattgtttaaaaatgtatgttgatattttttttctaattattcaTTTAACAGTTTTTATTCtgaccactaggcctaaaactaagctgagacttcctgttctgtggatatcactttccagcagccagAAATGAGTACAGTGAAAGCAGACAACAGTAGATAAATAAGACAATAGCTGATGTTCACCGTTCAGCCTGCCTCTCCCTGTGGAATGGACTATAAAAGGacttcatgcctgatgaagctgcccatGCACTGCGAAACATGTTGCATGAATGTTACAATAAAGCTCTTCTGATATATCCACGGATCCATGCATTTTTTATCTGAGCAGCGCCGGGTATCCTGTTAATTTCTGAAGTTCTTTTATAGTCCATGCTACCCTGGGACAGGATGGCTGCAGTCAGAGCTTACTACATATGTGCTTCCCATTGTTGTGAATGctacacaaccaactttggtaagaggCCATACCCTGTGGGATTACTTGGAATCCTGCACATGAGAGCGCCTTCTCCGCTATCTCCCTGTGGAATGACCTCTACAAAGGACACAGAGCTTGCTCAGACACCTTTCTTAATCATGTCAATGGGACAGCTCCTGTGTATTGTgacctatgtccatggggctcaGACAAGAtgaccataataatgtacaaaaaaaacatttaaaaaaaaaagtacaatcaGAAAAAAGAAATAGATTCGAAAAAAGAACAGGTTTCAATAATGTGGCTCAAATTTATTTTGTGCAAATTTTAATGTGCATTAAATTTATTaagaggtaccgtatttttcgccgtataagacgcactttttcttccccaaaacttgggggaaaaagtcggtgcgtcttatacggtgaatacacccctatcgtggcggtcaatgcggccatcaacggccaggacccgcggctaatacaggacatcaccgatcgtggtgatgccctgtattaacccttcagacgcggcgatcaaagctgaccgccgcgtctgaagggaaagtgacactaacccagctgttcagtcgggctgttcgggactgccgcggtcccgaacagcccgactgaatagccaggttagtgcttacaggacaccgggagggaccttacctgcctcctcggtgtcttctccgtacagggatcccctgtatggccggtagtgttgagcagcataggccatatttgaattcgggatattttgcgaatatatggacgaatattcgtcgtatattcgctaaattcgcatattcgtaatatttgcgttatattttcgcatatgcaaaaattagcataaacggaaaTTTGCATGtgggaaaattaccatatgcgaaaaatttgcataaatgaaaatttgcatatactaattttcccatgtgcgaaaattcatacgccagtctcacacagtagtattagagccttctttacaccacacaagctggaagcagagagggatgatcactgtgatgtgtactgtgaaaaaaaaacattattcgtAATTTAGAATATATAGTgcaatattggcgaatattcacgaattcgcgaatatgcgatattcgcgaataatattcgcattgcgaatatttgcaagcaacactagtgttgaccaccagacgaaagggcagccgttacgccccctcaaaaaaagcgctatggcagagccagagattgccaaaggcagcgctgcatcagtcctccaaaaaatttgagttcctggatataaatatctatattcaggatggctgtttgcatactgccacctattttaaggaggtggatgcaaacagctatctcgactttaacagttgccatctgaaataatggaagaagaacattccattcggtcaaatgaaaagaatccgaaggaattgttttTACACACAAAATTGCCagcaacaactagataacctggaggatcgttttaaacaaaaagggtatcccaaaccccttatacaaggagcatgccagagagtggacgaattagaacaaagtgcttgcttgaaaaataataaacagggtaatgcagagggtggttataatgatgaatttgattctgtttttctaactaggtattacacttcacacaccaatatttttatttttatttttttgtataggtaatatcaccagctcatattattgtgtcatgattactggcaccatatttagtcccccagttattcttctttagatggtttttccgtgtcctgtgcagtatttctcccagaagtccacttgatggcccacgtggtggtctacaccctgaAGTCAtccatttttactctaagagagagtgtgtagCTGTTTCTGAAAaaggtcaacaataacctctgcatggtgaaataataggtcacgatgtttatcaggatcagtagaagcatcacccactcgatgattatgatggggatttcacggatctcgtcccagtcttcatcatcatagaataattccttcaatgtttcatatccaaaatagaaaattacacagacaaaagtcaggccacagcaggtgcatctactatggtggatgactttttttgctcctggtaatttatacatctggatggactgcccacggtagtataaggcttcacatgtaattgaaattatcgtgctgacaaagtgtatcctgggatattctttgggggaaaatacatgcatgacagctgtggcaaaacaggaggcccacacaatggccagcaggatcctctggatcaggacctgatgacccctgaactcttcagtatgcataaccatatacttataaataagaaaggttagtaccaaagtgccaatggacgtccctatgaattcaattctgaataatatgcttttgggaaagaaatttcccacgtcactgtgaaggaaaagaaaccaatgttattatggatatttactcactcccaacccatgaaataa from Hyla sarda isolate aHylSar1 chromosome 11, aHylSar1.hap1, whole genome shotgun sequence harbors:
- the LOC130295197 gene encoding uncharacterized protein LOC130295197, encoding MELKGLGFVPLLLAFWCAAWLATSYIMTVVLGHATSPLMSISDVGNFFPKSILFRIEFIGTSIGTLVLTFLIYKYMVMHTEEFRGHQVLIQRILLAIVWASCFATAVMHVFSPKEYPRIHFVSTIISITCEALYYRGQSIQMYKLPGAKKVIHHSRCTCCGLTFVCVIFYFGYETLKELFYDDEDWDEIREIPIIIIEWVMLLLILINIVTYYFTMQRLLLTFFRNSYTLSLRVKMDDFRV